A DNA window from Desulfovibrio porci contains the following coding sequences:
- a CDS encoding FCD domain-containing protein: MTCLLEDIRAGVYQEGQKLPSERELMEEFGVGRPAVREALSALGRMGLIEISPGMRARVCKLTLKPLLGEMRATLQIYSSSPDGWRQLHDLRLFFETSVARQLARQVTDDQLRSLRDILVNQRNFLDRSEIRSFAEADIAFHRALVEFMGNPFLGLLAEGFGGWLITPLYASMQVRRQSERSYTAHVAVLEALKERNPDLAEQAMRLHLEEMRGIYLVDLMAARAAGEGGEDFAPLDPASPSQPDEQEFPPLKFGAPERAPG, encoded by the coding sequence TTGACCTGTCTTCTGGAGGATATCCGGGCCGGGGTTTACCAGGAGGGCCAGAAGCTGCCCTCCGAGCGGGAGCTCATGGAGGAGTTCGGCGTAGGGCGGCCCGCAGTGCGCGAGGCCCTGTCCGCTTTGGGGCGCATGGGTCTGATCGAAATTTCGCCCGGCATGCGCGCCCGGGTCTGCAAGCTTACGCTCAAGCCCCTGCTGGGCGAAATGCGCGCCACGTTGCAGATTTATTCCAGTTCGCCGGACGGCTGGCGGCAGCTCCATGACCTGCGCCTTTTTTTCGAAACTTCCGTGGCCCGGCAACTGGCCCGGCAGGTGACGGACGACCAGTTAAGGTCGCTGCGGGACATCCTCGTCAATCAGCGGAACTTTCTGGACAGGTCGGAGATCCGTTCCTTTGCCGAGGCGGATATCGCCTTTCATCGCGCTCTGGTGGAATTTATGGGTAATCCTTTTCTCGGGCTGCTGGCTGAGGGCTTCGGGGGCTGGCTGATTACGCCCCTGTATGCTTCCATGCAGGTGCGGCGGCAGAGCGAACGTTCGTACACCGCGCATGTGGCCGTGCTTGAGGCGTTGAAAGAACGGAATCCGGATCTGGCCGAGCAGGCCATGCGCTTGCATCTGGAAGAGATGCGCGGCATTTACCTGGTGGACCTGATGGCCGCGCGGGCGGCCGGGGAAGGCGGCGAGGATTTTGCCCCCCTGGATCCGGCGTCGCCGTCTCAGCCGGACGAGCAGGAATTTCCGCCCCTGAAGTTCGGCGCGCCGGAGCGTGCGCCGGGGTAG
- a CDS encoding HpcH/HpaI aldolase/citrate lyase family protein has protein sequence MAVMRSIFYVPGNNPKFIDKAPSIPADIITLDLEDAVPPSEKENARRMIVENMNKIAKESVSGAEIYVRINNWETEMTNDDLEAVVQPGLNGVTLAKTGHPDDVKRLAWKLEELERRRGMEIGSVKISMLLETAKGIMNAYECCMASPRNVNAIFGAVDYCRDMHVKITNEAVEQLWGRAKVAIACRASGLVAIDAPFVSFQDTEAFERNVRDGLQMGYGGRMIIHPSQVEPSNRLYAPDPADVEWARGVVKVFEEEGLAKGKAAVSYLGKMVDTPVYDNARDILAAQAEIDAKNNK, from the coding sequence ATGGCTGTTATGCGTTCTATCTTTTATGTGCCCGGCAACAATCCCAAATTTATTGACAAAGCCCCCAGCATCCCGGCCGACATCATCACGCTCGACCTGGAAGACGCCGTCCCCCCGTCCGAAAAGGAAAACGCCCGTCGGATGATCGTCGAAAACATGAACAAGATCGCCAAGGAAAGCGTGAGCGGCGCTGAAATCTATGTGCGCATCAACAATTGGGAAACCGAAATGACCAATGACGACCTTGAAGCCGTGGTGCAGCCCGGCCTCAACGGCGTCACCCTGGCCAAAACCGGTCATCCCGACGACGTGAAACGTCTGGCCTGGAAGCTGGAAGAACTGGAACGCCGCCGCGGCATGGAAATCGGCTCGGTGAAGATCTCCATGCTGCTCGAAACCGCCAAGGGCATCATGAACGCCTATGAGTGCTGCATGGCCAGCCCGCGCAACGTCAACGCCATCTTCGGCGCCGTGGACTACTGCCGCGACATGCACGTCAAAATCACCAACGAAGCCGTGGAGCAGCTCTGGGGCCGCGCCAAGGTCGCCATCGCCTGCCGCGCCTCCGGCCTTGTGGCCATTGACGCCCCCTTCGTCTCCTTCCAGGATACCGAAGCTTTCGAGCGCAACGTGCGCGACGGCCTGCAGATGGGCTACGGCGGCCGCATGATCATCCATCCCAGCCAGGTGGAGCCCTCCAACCGCCTGTACGCCCCCGACCCGGCCGATGTGGAATGGGCTCGCGGCGTGGTGAAGGTGTTTGAGGAAGAAGGCCTCGCCAAGGGCAAGGCCGCCGTGTCCTACCTGGGCAAGATGGTTGACACGCCCGTGTACGACAACGCTCGCGACATTCTGGCCGCCCAGGCTGAAATCGACGCCAAGAACAACAAATAA
- a CDS encoding NAD(P)-dependent malic enzyme — translation MSRIKNLREEALAMHKDNLGKIEVRVKVPVRDTDDLTLAYSPGVAEPCMEINKNPDMLDVYTNHSNFVCVVSNGTAVLGLGDIGPAAAMPVMEGKSLLFKTFGDVDAFPICVNTKDTQKIIEMIELMAPTFGGVNLEDIKAPECFIIEDGLKERGIFKGAIFHDDQHGTAVVTLAGLINALKVVGKKLEDVKVVTSGAGAAGIAIIKLLMAVGLKNVIMCDSKGAIWEGRPEGMNPYKDEIAKRTNPGKVKGGLAEAIKGADVFIGVSAPDTLNEDMIRSMAKDPIVFAQANPIPEIWPLQRAYDAGAKVVSTGRSDCPNQINNVLAFPGIFRGAIDVRATDINDAMKIAAAYALADLVKAEELGPQMIIPSTLNPDVAPMVAAATAKAAMDSGIARVKIDPAVVAENLRKRLAKQVRA, via the coding sequence ATGTCTCGGATCAAAAATTTGCGTGAAGAAGCCCTGGCCATGCACAAGGATAACCTGGGGAAAATCGAGGTCCGGGTCAAAGTGCCCGTGCGGGATACCGATGACCTGACGCTGGCCTATTCTCCCGGTGTTGCCGAACCCTGCATGGAAATCAACAAAAACCCCGATATGTTGGACGTCTACACCAACCACTCCAACTTCGTCTGCGTGGTTTCCAACGGCACGGCCGTGCTGGGCCTGGGCGACATCGGCCCCGCGGCGGCCATGCCGGTTATGGAAGGCAAGTCCCTGCTTTTCAAGACCTTCGGCGATGTGGACGCCTTCCCCATTTGCGTCAATACCAAGGACACGCAAAAGATCATCGAGATGATCGAACTCATGGCCCCCACCTTCGGCGGCGTGAACCTTGAAGACATCAAGGCTCCCGAATGCTTCATCATTGAAGACGGCCTCAAGGAACGCGGCATCTTCAAGGGCGCCATTTTCCACGACGACCAGCACGGCACCGCCGTGGTCACCCTGGCGGGCCTGATCAACGCCCTGAAAGTGGTGGGCAAGAAGCTGGAAGACGTCAAGGTGGTCACCAGCGGCGCGGGCGCGGCGGGCATCGCCATCATCAAGCTGCTCATGGCCGTGGGCCTCAAAAATGTGATCATGTGCGACTCCAAGGGCGCCATCTGGGAAGGCCGCCCGGAAGGCATGAATCCCTACAAGGACGAGATCGCCAAGCGCACCAATCCCGGCAAGGTCAAGGGCGGTCTGGCCGAAGCCATCAAGGGCGCGGACGTCTTCATCGGCGTCTCTGCTCCCGACACCCTGAACGAAGATATGATCCGCAGCATGGCCAAGGATCCCATCGTCTTTGCCCAGGCCAACCCCATTCCGGAAATCTGGCCCCTGCAGCGCGCCTATGACGCCGGCGCCAAAGTGGTTTCCACCGGCCGTTCCGACTGCCCGAACCAGATCAACAATGTTCTGGCCTTCCCCGGCATCTTCCGCGGCGCCATCGACGTGCGCGCCACGGACATCAATGACGCCATGAAAATCGCCGCGGCTTACGCCCTGGCCGATCTGGTCAAAGCCGAGGAACTGGGCCCGCAGATGATCATTCCTTCCACTCTCAACCCCGATGTGGCCCCCATGGTCGCCGCGGCTACGGCCAAGGCCGCCATGGACAGCGGCATCGCCCGCGTGAAGATCGACCCCGCTGTTGTGGCGGAAAATTTGCGGAAGCGCCTGGCCAAGCAAGTGCGCGCCTGA